One Gammaproteobacteria bacterium DNA window includes the following coding sequences:
- a CDS encoding type II toxin-antitoxin system HicA family toxin, which produces MPKIPGVKHLDEFRALEKAGFRIVRQGKHIVMSNGARVLTIPRHNPVNAFTPGGIVRDAGLTVEEFNALL; this is translated from the coding sequence TTGCCAAAGATTCCGGGTGTTAAACATCTCGACGAGTTTCGCGCGCTTGAAAAAGCCGGCTTCAGGATTGTCCGGCAAGGCAAGCATATCGTTATGTCGAACGGCGCTCGCGTTCTCACTATTCCTCGCCACAACCCGGTTAATGCCTTTACGCCAGGCGGTATCGTGCGCGACGCTGGTTTAACGGTCGAAGAATTTAATGCGCTTCTATAA
- a CDS encoding EAL domain-containing protein → MDKIYRALIEHIPVVTYITAFDERATLHYVSPQIEDLLGYTPEEWLAEPDAMLSSVHADDRARVLAAKARSDAILEPVSLEYRLIARDGRVVWVRNEGVVVRDEDGKVQTWQGFLLDITAQRDLEAQARQAFHDALTGLPNRALFMDRLQHALARRTEENNHCAVLFLDLDRFKAVNDTFGHEAGDRLLFEVGSRLRECLRPEDTLARLGGDEFTILLGNCQDVREPVQVAERIGKALEAPTQAPDGRQIFTSASIGIVLSTPAHKTPQDLLREADIAMYRAKDRGRARFEVFDASMNANVMQSLELESQLRLALARDEFELYYMPKVEFATGNVTAIEALLRWQHPTRGVLPPAEFIAVAEETGLILPIERWVLRQACRLLRRLQIAYPRAAPLKMCVNLSVGQFRKASLVEEIAGIMRETEIDPSTLVLEFVERVIQEDAQASTNTLTALKELGVQLAVDGFGTGYSNLRDLKRYPLDILKIDKSFVAGLGHDGEGTAIVQAIIRLADALQLQTIAEGVETNEQMMQLRALGCQRGQGYYFASPSTYEDLEPLIALTS, encoded by the coding sequence ATGGACAAGATATATCGCGCGTTGATTGAGCATATCCCGGTAGTGACCTATATCACCGCGTTCGACGAGCGCGCCACGCTCCATTACGTTAGTCCGCAGATCGAAGACTTGCTGGGGTACACGCCGGAAGAGTGGCTCGCCGAGCCCGACGCCATGCTGAGTAGTGTGCACGCCGATGATCGTGCGCGTGTATTGGCGGCGAAGGCGCGCAGCGACGCTATACTGGAGCCGGTCAGCCTCGAGTATCGCCTGATCGCGCGGGATGGACGGGTCGTCTGGGTACGCAATGAAGGCGTTGTAGTGCGCGATGAGGATGGCAAAGTCCAGACATGGCAGGGATTTCTGCTCGACATCACCGCACAAAGAGATCTCGAGGCGCAGGCGCGCCAGGCGTTCCATGATGCCCTGACCGGGCTGCCCAATCGAGCCTTGTTCATGGACCGTTTACAGCACGCGCTCGCACGACGGACAGAAGAAAACAATCATTGTGCCGTGCTGTTTCTCGACCTGGATCGCTTCAAGGCCGTGAATGACACCTTCGGGCATGAGGCTGGCGATCGACTTCTGTTCGAAGTGGGAAGCAGACTCCGGGAGTGCCTGCGTCCGGAAGACACGCTGGCCCGTCTTGGCGGCGACGAGTTTACGATCCTGCTCGGAAATTGTCAGGACGTGCGCGAACCGGTGCAGGTCGCCGAGCGCATCGGCAAGGCACTGGAAGCGCCCACCCAGGCGCCTGACGGCCGGCAGATTTTTACTTCCGCCAGCATCGGCATCGTCCTAAGCACGCCCGCGCACAAAACTCCGCAGGATTTGCTGCGTGAAGCGGACATCGCCATGTATCGCGCAAAAGACAGGGGGCGCGCCCGTTTTGAAGTATTCGACGCAAGCATGAATGCAAACGTGATGCAAAGCCTGGAGTTGGAGTCCCAGTTGCGCCTGGCACTAGCACGCGACGAGTTTGAACTCTATTACATGCCAAAGGTGGAGTTTGCGACAGGAAATGTCACCGCGATCGAGGCCTTGCTCCGCTGGCAACATCCCACGCGCGGGGTGTTGCCTCCCGCTGAGTTCATCGCGGTGGCCGAGGAAACAGGTCTGATCCTGCCCATAGAGCGGTGGGTGCTGCGGCAGGCATGTCGACTGCTTCGCCGCTTGCAGATAGCCTACCCTCGCGCCGCACCGCTGAAGATGTGTGTCAATCTCTCCGTCGGCCAGTTCCGAAAGGCGAGTCTGGTGGAGGAAATTGCTGGCATTATGCGGGAAACGGAGATAGACCCTTCGACCCTGGTGCTGGAGTTTGTTGAGCGCGTCATCCAGGAGGATGCGCAAGCGAGTACAAACACCTTGACGGCGCTCAAGGAACTCGGAGTACAGCTAGCGGTAGACGGTTTCGGCACGGGATATTCCAACCTTAGAGATTTAAAACGTTACCCGCTGGATATCCTGAAGATCGATAAGTCGTTTGTTGCCGGATTGGGGCATGACGGTGAGGGCACGGCTATCGTACAGGCAATAATTAGGCTCGCGGACGCCCTGCAATTGCAGACCATTGCCGAAGGTGTAGAGACGAACGAGCAGATGATGCAGTTGCGCGCGCTGGGATGTCAGCGGGGCCAGGGATATTACTTCGCATCGCCATCGACTTACGAGGACCTGGAACCGCTAATCGCGTTAACTTCTTAG
- a CDS encoding type II toxin-antitoxin system HicB family antitoxin, producing the protein MRYRIILHESEEGFAVSVPGLPGCWSQGATEDEAIENVKDAIREYLAAIEDQLRGETIREVEVVL; encoded by the coding sequence ATGCGCTACCGCATTATTTTGCATGAATCCGAAGAGGGCTTTGCCGTTTCGGTACCCGGCCTGCCGGGCTGCTGGTCCCAGGGAGCGACCGAAGACGAGGCGATCGAAAACGTCAAGGACGCCATTCGCGAATATCTCGCGGCCATCGAGGACCAACTTCGCGGGGAGACGATTCGCGAGGTTGAGGTAGTTCTCTAA
- a CDS encoding MSMEG_0572 family nitrogen starvation response protein produces MPAVSIAQHKKGDYLVNYEEKVFEDIKAEPGEKALVAFHTVAFEGSIGLVNLLQATRLQRKGFETSILLYGPGVTLGVQRGFPTLGDDAFPGHHNFNNQLAKFMEEGGKVYACRFSLQALYGHGEASLMEGIRPISPLDVLDIKLLHYKENSFVLDTWTV; encoded by the coding sequence ATGCCAGCCGTATCCATTGCCCAACACAAAAAAGGCGACTACCTGGTCAATTATGAAGAAAAGGTCTTCGAAGATATAAAGGCCGAGCCTGGCGAAAAGGCGCTGGTCGCTTTTCACACGGTCGCGTTCGAGGGCTCGATCGGTTTGGTAAATCTGCTGCAGGCCACGCGCTTGCAGCGCAAAGGCTTCGAGACGTCGATTCTGCTCTACGGCCCCGGCGTCACTTTGGGCGTACAGCGCGGCTTCCCCACCTTGGGCGATGACGCCTTCCCCGGCCATCACAATTTCAATAACCAGCTCGCGAAATTTATGGAAGAAGGCGGCAAAGTTTATGCCTGCCGCTTCTCCTTACAGGCCCTTTACGGGCACGGCGAGGCGTCCTTGATGGAAGGCATTCGACCGATCAGCCCGCTGGACGTGCTCGACATCAAGCTGCTTCATTACAAGGAAAACAGCTTCGTGCTCGACACCTGGACGGTCTGA